In Cicer arietinum cultivar CDC Frontier isolate Library 1 chromosome 1, Cicar.CDCFrontier_v2.0, whole genome shotgun sequence, one DNA window encodes the following:
- the LOC101512103 gene encoding uncharacterized protein — MLILKAHRQRRASLRERSSQSLMRRLARESKYKERVRAAIHQKRAAAETKRLRLLEAEKKRAHAQVLQARHVAKSVSHQREIERRKKKDELEDRLQRAKRQRAEYLRHRGRSRGYSCENWIRMSKQADYLSKKLARCWRRFLRQKRTTFTLTKAYDMLGISEKSVKSMPFEQLALLIESASTLQTVKNLLDRFESRLRVFTVVVPASHYSSMDNIDHLLKRVASPKKRATPRSSARSPAKKADSVSESSNSLSRLSRYQVRVVLCAFMILGHPDAVFSTMGEREIALAKSAQEFVQMFELLIKIILEGPIKSSESVSAVMKQCTFRSQLAAFDKAWCSYLNCFVVWKVKDARSLEEDLVRAACQLEASMIQTCKLTPKGVGSQLSHDMKAIQHQVAEDQKLLREKVLHLSGDAGMERMETALSETRSRYLIVKDSGILVGSPMTQDMPPSLTPLSTVASASERNESNKTSRVVRSLFKETNTSPVESSFSSPRTGSNSLLSISSEKSVASNEVLVNEFLHEHHRSFVDGFDVSDHIQNSIEGKIKQTMEKAFWDSVMESIKQDEPNYEQIIQLMEEVRDEICEMAPISWKDDIIAAIDLDILSQVLKSGKLDIDYLGKILEFSLVSLQKLSAPANEDIIKAKHKALLCELSEICQSKDESNNACVVALVKGLQFVLEQIQILKKEISKARIRLMEPLVKGPAGLDYLRNAFANKYGSPSDASTSLSSTLRWLSSIWNIKDQEWEEHVNSSSALADNPSQEWLPSTTLRTGGSIMLKTSSSPMVFSPDGSNTKGDQQPECKGELVDLVVRLGLLKLVSGISGLTQDVLPETLSLNFSRLRSVQAQIQKIIVISTSVLICRQIILSEKAVACSADMENAVSMCAEQLLELLDRVEDANIEDIVGVICNLPSVDGEDAGKVQSRKAVATRMVGKSLQAGDAVFERVFNAVYSALRGVVLGGTGPRGRKLAEMALLKVGAGALTDRVVEAARVLIVAATISVGVHGPWYKCLTDNV, encoded by the exons ATGCTTATCCTAAAGGCTCACAGACAAAGAAGGGCATCTCTTAGAGAAAGGTCATCTCAGTCATTGATGAGGAGACTGGCTCGAGAGAGCAAATACAAGGAGCGTGTACGTGCtgcaattcaccaaaaacgagCTGCTGCTGAAACTAAAAGACTTCGGTTGCTGGAAGCTGAGAAAAAGAGGGCACACGCCCAAGTCTTGCAGGCAAGGCATGTGGCGAAGTCTGTATCTCACCAGCGTGAGAttgaaagaaggaaaaagaaggaTGAGTTGGAAGATCGATTACAAAGG GCAAAAAGACAAAGAGCTGAATATCTCAGGCACAGGGGAAGATCCCGTGGTTATTCGTGCGAGAATTGGATTAGAATGTCTAAGCAAGCAGATTATCTCTCCAAAAAACTAgcaag GTGCTGGAGGCGGTTCTTGAGGCAGAAGAGAACAACCTTTACCTTGACGAAGGCATATGACATGTTGGGGATCAGTGAGAAATCTGTCAAGTCAATGCCATTTGAGCAGCTTGCTCTTCTAATTGAGTCCGCTTCTACTCTTCAGACTGTGAAAAATTTACTGGACCGGTTTGAGAGCCGCCTCAGAGTATTTACAGTTGTTGTTCCTGCCAGTCATTATTCTAGCATGGATAACATTGATCACCTTCTTAAACGGGTTGCCTCCCCCAAGAAAAGGGCTACACCCAGGAGTTCTGCAAGAAGCCCAGCAAAAAAAGCAGATTCAGTCAGTGAGTCAAGCAATAGCCTATCTAGGTTATCAAGGTATCAAGTGAGAGTTGTTCTTTGTGCTTTTATGATATTGGGTCATCCAGATGCAGTTTTCAGTACAATGGGAGAACGTGAGATTGCTTTGGCCAAGTCAGCTCAAGAATTTGTCCAAATGTTTGAGCTGTTGATAAAGATTATACTGGAGGGGCCAATTAAAAGTTCTGAATCTGTCTCAGCTGTTATGAAGCAATGTACCTTCAGATCACAGCTTGCTGCTTTTGATAAAGCATGGTGCTCATATTTGAACTGTTTCGTGGTCTGGAAGGTTAAGGATGCTCGATCATTGGAGGAAGATTTGGTTAGAGCAGCTTGCCAGCTTGAGGCTTCTATGATTCAAACTTGCAAGTTAACTCCAAAAGGTGTTGGTAGTCAGCTTAGTCACGATATGAAAGCTATTCAGCATCAG GTCGCTGAAGATCAAAAGCTTTTGAGAGAAAAGGTGCTGCACCTGAGTGGAGATGCTGGGATGGAGCGCATGGAAACTGCACTCTCTGAAACAAGGTCTAGATACTTAATAGTAAAGGATAGTGGAATCCTGGTGGGGTCTCCCATGACTCAAGACATGCCTCCCAGCCTAACTCCACTTTCTACAGTTGCAAGTGCAAGTGAAAGAAATGAGAGCAATAAGACAAGCCGAGTGGTTCGTTCCCTTTTTAAGGAGACTAACACTTCCCCTGTAGAGTCAAGTTTCTCTTCACCTAGAACCGGTTCAAATTCTCTGCTCAGTATTTCCTCTGAAAAGTCTGTAGCATCAAACGAGGTTCTTGTAAATGAATTTCTTCATGAGCATCACCGTAGTTTTGTTGATGGATTTGATGTCTCTGATCACATTCAAAACAGCATTGAG GGGAAAATCAAACAGACAATGGAGAAAGCCTTTTGGGACAGTGTTATGGAATCTATTAAGCAGGATGAGCCCAACTATGAGCAGATTATTCAACTCATGGAAGAGGTTAGGGATGAAATTTGTGAAATGGCACCAATAAGCTGGAAGGATGATATTATTGCAGCTATTGATTTAGATATCCTTTCTCAG GTGCTTAAATCAGGTAAACTGGATATCGATTACCTTGGAAAAATTCTTGAGTTTTCACTAGTCAGTTTGCAGAAGCTTTCTGCTCCAGCCAATGAGGATATAATAAAGGCTAAACACAAGGCATTACTCTGCGAATTGAGTGAAATATGCCAATCTAAGGATGAATCAAATAATGCATGTGTTGTAGCCTTGGTTAAGGGTTTGCAATTTGTCCTTGAACAGATTCAG ATTCTTAAGAAAGAGATAAGTAAAGCACGCATAAGATTAATGGAGCCTTTGGTTAAGGGGCCTGCTGGTTTAGACTACCTTAGGAATGCCTTTGCAAACAAATATGGATCTCCATCTGATGCCAGTACCTCTCTGTCTTCAACACTCAGATGGCTTTCATCTATTTGGAATATAAAAGACCAGGAATGGGAAGAGCATGTGAATTCCTCCTCAGCATTGGCTGATAATCCATCCCAAGAATGGCTTCCTTCAACTACTCTCAGAACTGGGGGAAGTATTATGCTCAAAACTTCTAGCAGTCCAATGGTCTTTTCTCCTGATGGTTCAAATACTAAAG GTGATCAGCAACCAGAATGCAAAGGAGAACTAGTTGATCTCGTTGTGAGGCTTGGTTTGCTAAAATTAGTAAGTGGAATTTCTGGTCTGACACAAGATGTTCTACCAGAAACTTTATCTCTTAACTTCTCCAGACTGAGGTCTGTTCAGGCTCAAATTCAGAAGATTATTGTTATTTCTACCAG CGTTCTCATATGCCGTCAGATTATTCTGAGTGAGAAGGCTGTAGCATGTTCTGCAGATATGGAAAATGCAGTGTCCATGTGTGCGGAACAACTGTTGGAGCTCTTAGACCGTGTTGAAGATGCTAATATTGAAGATATTGTAGGAGTGATTTGCAATTTGCCATCAGTTGACGGTGAAGATGCAGGAAAGGTTCAGTCAAGAAAGGCAGTTGCTACCAGAATGGTAGGGAAGAGCTTACAAGCTGGAGATGCTGTGTTTGAGAGGGTGTTCAATGCTGTCTATTCGGCTTTGCGTGGAGTCGTGCTTGGGGGAACTGGGCCCCGCGGGAGGAAATTAGCTGAAATGGCTCTCCTTAAAGTTGGGGCTGGTGCTCTGACTGATAGGGTAGTAGAAGCTGCTCGTGTTTTGATTGTGGCAGCCACTATATCAGTCGGTGTTCACGGGCCATGGTATAAATGTTTGACTGATAACGTATGA